The following proteins are co-located in the Melanotaenia boesemani isolate fMelBoe1 chromosome 5, fMelBoe1.pri, whole genome shotgun sequence genome:
- the LOC121639449 gene encoding cornifelin homolog B-like, which translates to MSQKIAMTQPRPIVTATISNQWTSGICDCCEDVRKCCFAFWCFPCFACITAREAGECLCLPLLDTFGCIPPITTALRVSIRQRYGIEGTICNDCVYSFFCGPCTWCQISREIKTRKNPLIFTNQTV; encoded by the exons ATGTCTCAAAAGATTGCCATGACTCAACCCCGGCCTATTGTCACTGCCACCATCTCCAACCAATGGACCTCTGGCATCTGTGATTGTTGTGAGGATGTTCGTAAGT GTTGCTTCGCTTTTTGGTGCTTTCCTTGCTTTGCCTGTATAACTGCTCGTGAGGCCGGAGAGTGTTTGTGTTTACCTCTGCTGGACACTTTTGGCTGCATCCCTCCCATAACAACAGCCCTCCGGGTGTCTATTCGCCAGCGATACGGCATCGAG GGAACGATCTGCAATGACTGTGTGTACTCCTTCTTCTGCGGGCCCTGCACGTGGTGTCAGATATCGAGAGAGATCAAAACGAGGAAGAATCCACTCATCTTCACCAACCAGACAGTCTGA